The Sediminispirochaeta smaragdinae DSM 11293 genome has a segment encoding these proteins:
- a CDS encoding aspartate ammonia-lyase, with amino-acid sequence MTMDGETRRERDLLGEMDIPRDAYWGIHSRRAAVNFPISKQSVSPELIHAYGMVKLAACQVNRALATWESRKGEAIEQACSEVAEGKFDESIIVDALQGGAGTSTNMNVNEVIANRALEILDLPKGSYQVISPLDDVNLHQSTNDTYPTALRLAAIRLIEVLEKDIVALQEAFQAKEREFSSIVKIGRTQLQDAVLTTLGREMSAYADVLSRDRWRLYKTKERLRVVNLGGTAIGTGLGAPRSYIMQVTERLRGLTGIGFARAENLIDGTQNADVFVEVSGLLKAYASTLVKISNDLRLISSGPQAGFGEITLPPRQGGSSIMPGKINPVIPEAVVQSAFMYMGYDQAITLAASSGNLELNPFLPLIAHCLLSGIGKLSSASKVLAEFCVKGIKARSDEIGRHLEGASAIATALIPYIGYEKAEELLLFAKEKGSTLREAAVGLGLLSDEQFTQAISSEAVTRLGTPQE; translated from the coding sequence ATGACGATGGACGGAGAAACCAGACGGGAGCGGGACCTGCTCGGTGAAATGGATATTCCTCGGGATGCCTACTGGGGAATCCACAGCCGAAGGGCCGCCGTCAATTTTCCTATTTCAAAACAGTCGGTTTCTCCGGAACTGATACACGCCTACGGCATGGTGAAACTGGCCGCCTGCCAGGTAAACCGCGCCCTTGCAACCTGGGAAAGCCGAAAAGGAGAGGCCATTGAACAGGCCTGTAGCGAGGTGGCAGAGGGGAAATTCGACGAGAGTATCATTGTCGACGCTCTTCAGGGAGGAGCGGGAACATCTACCAACATGAATGTCAACGAGGTGATCGCAAACAGGGCCCTGGAAATTCTCGACCTTCCAAAGGGTTCCTATCAGGTCATTTCACCACTCGACGATGTCAATCTCCATCAATCTACCAACGACACCTACCCTACAGCCCTGCGGCTTGCGGCAATTCGTCTTATCGAAGTACTGGAAAAGGATATTGTCGCCCTCCAGGAGGCCTTCCAGGCAAAGGAACGGGAGTTCTCCTCTATCGTGAAGATCGGGAGGACTCAGCTTCAGGATGCCGTTCTTACCACCCTGGGGAGGGAGATGTCGGCCTATGCCGACGTCCTCTCCAGGGACCGCTGGCGTTTATACAAAACGAAAGAACGTCTGAGAGTGGTAAACCTCGGAGGAACGGCAATCGGTACCGGACTGGGAGCCCCCAGAAGCTATATCATGCAGGTAACCGAAAGGCTTAGGGGGCTCACCGGTATCGGCTTTGCCCGGGCGGAAAATCTGATCGACGGAACCCAGAATGCAGACGTTTTCGTCGAGGTCTCGGGCCTGTTGAAGGCCTACGCATCGACCCTAGTCAAAATCTCAAATGATCTGAGGCTTATCTCTTCCGGGCCCCAGGCGGGCTTCGGCGAAATAACGCTGCCCCCCCGCCAGGGGGGCTCCTCGATCATGCCCGGAAAAATCAACCCGGTCATTCCCGAGGCTGTGGTGCAAAGCGCTTTTATGTATATGGGATACGACCAAGCCATCACCCTGGCCGCCTCATCGGGAAATCTCGAGCTCAATCCATTTCTTCCCCTTATCGCCCACTGCCTGCTTTCCGGCATCGGCAAGCTGAGCTCGGCGAGCAAGGTCCTGGCGGAGTTTTGCGTCAAAGGGATTAAGGCCCGTAGCGATGAAATTGGACGTCACCTTGAAGGGGCCAGCGCCATAGCCACCGCCCTCATTCCCTATATCGGCTATGAAAAAGCCGAAGAGCTCCTTCTTTTTGCAAAAGAGAAGGGTTCGACCCTCAGGGAAGCCGCGGTGGGGCTCGGGCTCCTGAGTGATGAGCAGTTTACACAGGCAATATCATCCGAGGCGGTCACCCGCCTCGGCACACCCCAGGAGTAA